The following are from one region of the Rhodopirellula sp. P2 genome:
- a CDS encoding PSD1 and planctomycete cytochrome C domain-containing protein yields MLVRQSRRDHRSFDARRPSAIRSFFVWNLSLSVAASLIFSGGASADELDFFEAKVRPLLIERCYECHSSESGESMGDYRLDSAPAMKAGGSRGASIVPGDADASVLVRAISYEESGLEMPPDEKLSDEEIAILKHWIESGAVDPREEEHSVAESLSPLERDVNSHWAFVAPTRVSGEELRASHVATDANSRDLVDDLSAKHAGELGVSVNEIADRDTLLRRLHFDLSGLPPTYEQLQAFREDRRPDAFQRRVNQMLADPRMSERMGRHWLDVARYADTIGYTTAGKERTIKGSHRYRDWVLKAFAEDMPFDEMVRHQLAGDRTDPKNENGNADAMGFITIGRKFLSNDDTLDDRIDVITRGLLGLTVSCARCHDHKFDPIPTMDYYSLYNVLNNSVPPEDLDAAPSPLMLVDRDKLRGQQIYIRGQRGNRGEEAPRQYLTAFRKPEEPQFETGSGRLDLAMKVISPDNPLTARVYVNRMWGHLTGRPLVDSPSDFGFRTPAPAIPGVLDDFAVDFQTHWSTQRLIRRILATRIYQQSSAVSAEALASDPTNAALARAERRRREFESLRDSILVGANLMDCQYGGESVEITSPTVTPRRTLYAMINRQNLPGLFRTFDFASPDMHSPERYETTVPQQALFLLNHPQLASAALATARDVGRASSGEPVKQVTELFQRLLQREPTASELEQAVSFVSSAELPPLVETDPRELWTYGTATWKDDQLEGFTAFPTFQKNGWQIESEYPSPGPFSYARLTNEGGHPAHGDSGAVVRRWKSPVDGVVKVTGMVGHRSKQGDGIQAIIRIGGEVVFNATQLSNDRPVASRKRRIRKGEFVEFITHSGPTPSFDTFFWRAKISARANDGAVVEANSVDDFSGPFEKAELPHLDRLAQLAQVLFLTNEFAFVD; encoded by the coding sequence CTTTTCGGGCGGTGCAAGCGCGGATGAGCTCGACTTCTTTGAAGCCAAAGTTCGGCCCCTGCTGATCGAACGCTGCTACGAATGCCATTCCAGTGAATCCGGCGAATCGATGGGAGACTATCGGCTGGATTCTGCCCCTGCGATGAAGGCGGGTGGATCACGAGGCGCGTCGATCGTCCCCGGGGACGCGGACGCAAGTGTGTTGGTGCGAGCGATCAGCTACGAAGAATCCGGGTTGGAAATGCCACCGGATGAAAAACTCAGTGACGAAGAAATTGCGATCCTGAAACACTGGATCGAATCCGGGGCAGTCGATCCACGCGAAGAGGAGCATTCGGTCGCCGAGTCGCTTTCGCCTCTCGAGCGAGATGTCAATTCGCATTGGGCGTTTGTTGCCCCGACACGTGTCAGTGGCGAGGAGTTGCGCGCAAGCCATGTTGCCACGGATGCAAACTCACGCGATTTGGTGGATGACCTTTCGGCCAAGCACGCTGGTGAGCTGGGCGTTTCTGTCAACGAGATCGCGGATCGAGACACGTTGCTGCGACGGTTGCACTTTGATTTGTCCGGATTGCCGCCGACCTACGAGCAACTCCAGGCGTTTCGTGAGGATCGTCGTCCCGATGCCTTTCAGCGTCGTGTGAATCAGATGCTGGCAGACCCGCGGATGAGCGAGCGGATGGGGAGGCATTGGTTGGACGTTGCTCGATATGCCGACACCATTGGATACACCACCGCGGGTAAAGAACGCACGATCAAAGGATCGCATCGATACCGAGATTGGGTGCTGAAAGCGTTTGCGGAAGACATGCCATTTGACGAGATGGTGCGTCACCAATTGGCGGGGGATCGGACCGATCCCAAGAACGAAAACGGCAACGCCGACGCGATGGGATTCATCACCATTGGGCGGAAGTTTTTATCAAACGATGACACCTTGGATGATCGCATTGATGTGATCACCCGGGGTTTGTTGGGACTGACCGTTTCGTGTGCTCGTTGTCACGATCACAAGTTCGATCCGATCCCCACGATGGATTACTACTCGCTTTACAACGTGCTCAACAACAGTGTGCCACCGGAGGACTTGGACGCGGCACCCAGTCCTTTGATGTTGGTGGATCGAGACAAACTGCGGGGGCAGCAGATTTACATTCGCGGTCAGCGTGGGAACCGTGGCGAAGAAGCGCCGCGTCAGTACTTGACCGCGTTTCGCAAGCCAGAGGAGCCACAGTTCGAAACCGGCAGCGGCAGATTGGATTTGGCCATGAAAGTCATTTCGCCTGACAACCCGTTGACCGCTCGCGTTTATGTGAACCGGATGTGGGGGCATTTGACCGGGCGGCCGTTGGTCGATTCACCCAGTGATTTCGGGTTTCGGACCCCTGCTCCGGCGATCCCCGGGGTGCTCGATGACTTCGCCGTGGACTTTCAAACGCACTGGAGCACCCAGCGTTTGATCCGTCGCATTTTGGCCACTCGAATTTATCAGCAGTCCTCCGCCGTCAGTGCGGAGGCTTTGGCCAGTGATCCGACCAACGCCGCGCTCGCGAGAGCGGAACGACGTCGGCGTGAGTTCGAGTCGTTGCGCGACAGCATCTTGGTGGGAGCGAATCTGATGGATTGCCAGTATGGCGGTGAGTCGGTTGAGATCACATCGCCGACTGTCACGCCTCGCCGGACGTTGTACGCGATGATCAATCGCCAAAACCTGCCGGGATTGTTTCGGACCTTTGACTTCGCAAGTCCCGACATGCATTCGCCGGAACGTTATGAAACAACCGTTCCGCAGCAAGCTCTGTTTTTGCTGAATCATCCACAGTTGGCCTCCGCTGCGTTGGCGACTGCACGTGATGTCGGGCGTGCCAGTTCGGGCGAACCTGTGAAACAGGTGACCGAACTGTTTCAACGTTTGTTGCAGCGAGAGCCCACGGCCTCGGAGTTGGAGCAAGCGGTTTCGTTTGTCTCATCGGCTGAGTTGCCACCTTTGGTCGAGACGGACCCGCGTGAGTTGTGGACGTATGGAACGGCAACGTGGAAAGACGACCAGCTCGAAGGGTTCACGGCATTCCCCACTTTCCAAAAGAACGGCTGGCAGATTGAGAGCGAGTATCCCAGTCCGGGACCCTTCAGCTACGCACGGCTGACGAACGAGGGCGGGCACCCCGCTCATGGCGACAGCGGCGCCGTGGTGCGTCGTTGGAAGAGCCCGGTCGACGGTGTTGTCAAAGTCACTGGGATGGTTGGGCACCGGTCCAAGCAGGGTGACGGGATCCAAGCGATCATCCGCATCGGTGGCGAAGTTGTGTTCAATGCCACGCAGCTCAGCAACGACCGCCCCGTGGCGTCGCGGAAACGAAGGATTCGCAAGGGCGAATTTGTCGAGTTCATCACACACAGTGGGCCGACCCCGAGTTTTGACACGTTCTTTTGGCGGGCCAAGATTTCAGCGAGAGCGAATGATGGGGCTGTCGTCGAAGCCAACTCCGTTGACGATTTCAGTGGCCCCTTTGAAAAGGCCGAATTGCCTCACTTGGATCGCCTGGCTCAATTGGCCCAAGTGTTGTTCCTCACCAACGAATTCGCATTCGTGGATTGA
- a CDS encoding DUF1501 domain-containing protein: MNLPLSRRDALKVCGMGFGSLALTDALCRESAASGLPNPANFGGEVMPHFPAKAKRVIHLFMNGGPSQVDSFDRKPALEEFDGKSAPMANLKTERPTGNVMRSPYKWDKYGECGLEVSELFEHTAKHADDLCVVNSMYADVPNHEPSLLLMNCGEARLIRPAMGSWLTYGLGSDNENLPSFIAMCPGGYPIKESQNWQNGFLPGKYQGTYIDSSFASVERLLENIRGRSVHPTNQREQLDLLAKLNQQHAAQRGNDPRLESRIESFELAYRMQSEASEAFDISRETEETRTMYGDGDFARQALIARRLVERGVRFVQLYTGAGQPWDSHDDLDKAHRRVAKGVDQGIGALLSDLKRTGLLDETLVIWGGEFGRTPVVEMPKAGSNQGKMNGRDHNHYGFTMWMAGGGVNAGTRVGATDELGFKAVENRVHVHDMHATILRLMGYDHKQLTYRYAGRDFRLTDVHGRVVDEIIG, translated from the coding sequence ATGAATTTACCTTTGTCTCGTCGTGATGCGTTGAAAGTTTGTGGGATGGGCTTTGGCTCGCTCGCACTGACCGATGCTCTGTGCCGTGAAAGCGCTGCGTCTGGGTTGCCCAACCCAGCGAACTTCGGTGGGGAGGTGATGCCTCATTTTCCCGCGAAAGCCAAGCGTGTCATTCACTTGTTCATGAATGGCGGTCCCAGCCAAGTGGACTCGTTCGATCGCAAACCTGCGCTCGAAGAGTTCGATGGTAAATCCGCTCCGATGGCAAACTTGAAGACCGAACGGCCCACGGGCAACGTGATGCGGTCGCCCTACAAATGGGACAAGTACGGCGAGTGCGGGTTGGAAGTCAGCGAGTTGTTCGAGCACACGGCCAAGCACGCGGATGATCTGTGTGTGGTCAACAGCATGTACGCCGACGTTCCCAACCATGAGCCCTCGTTGTTGCTGATGAATTGTGGCGAGGCTCGGTTGATCCGGCCTGCGATGGGATCGTGGTTGACCTACGGTTTGGGCAGTGACAACGAGAACCTGCCATCGTTCATTGCGATGTGTCCGGGTGGGTACCCGATCAAAGAATCACAGAACTGGCAGAACGGTTTTTTGCCTGGCAAGTACCAGGGGACTTACATCGACAGCAGTTTCGCGTCGGTCGAACGGTTGCTGGAAAACATTCGCGGCCGTTCGGTTCACCCGACCAATCAGCGTGAGCAGTTGGATTTGCTGGCGAAGCTGAATCAGCAACATGCAGCTCAGCGTGGAAACGACCCACGGTTGGAATCACGCATTGAGTCATTCGAACTGGCCTATCGCATGCAAAGCGAAGCGTCCGAGGCTTTCGACATCAGTCGCGAAACGGAAGAAACACGAACGATGTATGGCGATGGCGATTTCGCGCGGCAAGCGTTGATCGCTCGACGGTTGGTCGAACGTGGTGTCCGCTTCGTGCAGCTCTACACCGGTGCCGGGCAGCCCTGGGACAGTCACGATGATTTGGACAAGGCTCACCGACGAGTTGCGAAGGGGGTCGACCAAGGGATCGGAGCGTTGCTGTCCGATTTGAAGCGGACCGGATTGCTGGACGAGACGCTGGTGATTTGGGGCGGTGAATTTGGACGGACGCCCGTGGTCGAGATGCCCAAGGCAGGCTCCAACCAAGGCAAAATGAACGGCCGCGATCACAACCATTACGGGTTCACGATGTGGATGGCTGGTGGCGGCGTCAACGCCGGAACGCGAGTCGGAGCAACCGATGAGCTGGGGTTCAAAGCCGTTGAAAACCGAGTCCACGTGCATGATATGCACGCAACGATTTTGCGGTTGATGGGTTACGACCACAAACAGTTGACGTACCGCTACGCCGGTCGTGATTTCCGGTTGACGGACGTGCACGGGCGTGTCGTTGACGAGATCATTGGTTGA
- a CDS encoding RHS repeat domain-containing protein gives MLSYNNGVSETRAYNNDNTLASISFSGASIGNLSYGWDANKNKTSEGITGTMSGYGFDVGTSGYDVEDRLVSWERDDSNLDQSWNLSLVGDWSSYTENASVQSRTHGDTHELLTVAGQAVTHDAKGNQTVIPAILRPGSDPLAMKWDLENKLISADTDNDSVADVTYQWDALGRRVGRDDGTTVTVFVQSGQQAIADYTSGTAASSPTYDYIYASYIDEPVMRSGSSGNRYYHRNQQYSIIALTNGSGAIQERYAYDAYGGLTILNASLSPLTTSAEGNRYTYTGREFDEALDLYHYRARMYDSATGRFCSRDPIGYEGSPWNLHEYVGSSPLSYMDSGGTIRSQPGRRGRPRPTPGNPSGRNPNASCLAKGNKWACRACCASTKSGSNRRGCENSCNANFVCPAGKTLKPVYVGEFNGDLDACASSKWRLIRDGCCAGAGAVLGLPLAPPYGSIVCGTGGGMAIPITLCLAEKCY, from the coding sequence ATGCTCAGCTACAATAACGGTGTGAGTGAAACACGGGCGTACAACAACGACAACACGCTAGCGAGCATCAGCTTCAGCGGCGCGTCGATCGGCAACCTCAGCTATGGCTGGGACGCCAACAAGAACAAGACCAGTGAGGGGATCACGGGAACGATGAGTGGTTACGGGTTCGATGTCGGAACGAGCGGCTACGACGTCGAGGATCGCCTCGTCTCGTGGGAGCGAGACGACAGCAACCTGGACCAATCCTGGAACCTGAGCCTGGTCGGAGACTGGAGCAGCTACACAGAAAACGCCAGTGTCCAAAGCCGTACCCACGGTGACACACACGAGCTGCTGACGGTGGCTGGCCAAGCGGTCACGCACGACGCCAAGGGCAACCAAACGGTGATCCCCGCGATCCTACGTCCCGGCAGCGACCCACTGGCGATGAAGTGGGATCTTGAAAACAAGCTGATCTCAGCGGACACCGACAACGATTCAGTGGCGGACGTGACCTACCAGTGGGACGCCCTGGGCCGGCGAGTCGGCCGCGACGACGGCACAACCGTGACGGTGTTCGTGCAGTCCGGCCAACAAGCCATCGCCGACTACACCTCAGGCACGGCGGCATCGAGCCCCACGTACGACTACATCTACGCATCCTACATCGACGAACCGGTGATGCGATCGGGCAGCAGCGGCAACCGCTACTACCACCGCAACCAACAGTACAGCATCATCGCACTGACCAACGGCAGCGGAGCGATCCAAGAACGCTACGCCTACGACGCCTACGGCGGCCTGACGATCCTCAATGCCAGTCTCTCACCACTCACAACCTCCGCCGAAGGCAACCGCTATACCTACACCGGCCGTGAGTTCGACGAAGCACTAGACCTGTACCACTACAGGGCCCGGATGTACGACTCAGCGACAGGAAGGTTCTGCTCCAGAGACCCAATCGGGTATGAGGGGAGTCCGTGGAATCTGCATGAGTATGTCGGTAGTTCTCCGTTAAGCTACATGGATTCAGGAGGTACGATACGTTCTCAACCCGGTCGACGCGGGCGGCCTCGTCCTACTCCTGGAAATCCATCGGGGCGAAACCCGAATGCTTCCTGTTTGGCAAAAGGAAATAAATGGGCTTGCCGCGCGTGTTGTGCATCAACGAAAAGCGGAAGCAATCGTCGCGGGTGTGAGAACAGTTGTAATGCTAACTTTGTTTGTCCCGCTGGAAAAACGCTGAAACCGGTATACGTTGGCGAGTTCAATGGAGACTTAGATGCGTGCGCGTCTAGCAAGTGGCGTCTAATTCGCGACGGATGCTGTGCTGGAGCCGGTGCTGTGCTTGGGCTTCCGCTCGCACCTCCATACGGATCAATTGTTTGCGGCACGGGTGGCGGGATGGCAATTCCAATTACATTGTGCCTCGCTGAAAAGTGCTACTAA
- a CDS encoding IS91 family transposase: MVAGETTADVSAAPREQRNLGDQQPKLSLAEILRLGAAGAVDDSTCPQVQSVLAKISLCRTHVMGGRKFQCRDCDEVTSLYNSCGDRHCPTCSGGKRVDFNDKASNLILPGVTYYQVVFTLPSELSELALANREEMADLLVGSAWKSLSTQIKAEQDYDPAAISVLHTWNQKLEAHWHVHLLVPGEGPSLSGSTWKQATAPPDAKNSDGFHLVRAAALRETYRTKAIAKLRRLRRAGKLKLGGKFEHLQENEHWDAFIEKLESKNWVAFIQPPPAATSSATQVVNYLTRYLTGGPISNHRITSANGREVTFLAREGTRTGGERQQVPITLKTSDFIRRWCLHIQPDQLTKTRYFGGWSNNRHATYSARCQELLESLGRDVSTVDEATCEEEHPDLLCEHCGSDRLELVAQTAKPSWKELMWRESDSCPWWYADLQRESHRKFWAESYGEGFYDWYRETQVESAKGILAEPTRRIQLPLPGFSPVRDHHESYLIDSF; encoded by the coding sequence TTGGTTGCCGGTGAAACAACTGCCGACGTATCAGCCGCCCCAAGAGAACAGCGGAATCTCGGAGACCAACAGCCCAAGCTAAGCCTCGCAGAAATTCTGCGGCTGGGTGCTGCCGGCGCGGTCGACGATTCGACGTGCCCTCAAGTCCAAAGCGTGCTGGCGAAGATCTCTTTGTGCCGCACGCACGTGATGGGAGGACGCAAGTTTCAGTGTCGTGATTGTGACGAGGTCACGTCGCTTTACAACTCGTGCGGCGACCGGCATTGCCCGACCTGTAGCGGTGGCAAGCGAGTGGACTTCAACGACAAAGCATCGAACCTCATTTTGCCGGGAGTCACTTACTATCAAGTGGTCTTCACCCTCCCGAGCGAACTGTCTGAGTTGGCGCTGGCCAATCGAGAAGAGATGGCAGACCTGCTGGTTGGTTCGGCTTGGAAGAGTCTTTCGACCCAGATCAAAGCGGAGCAAGACTACGATCCGGCGGCCATCTCGGTGCTGCATACCTGGAATCAAAAGTTGGAGGCGCATTGGCACGTTCACTTACTGGTTCCTGGCGAAGGCCCGAGTCTCAGCGGTTCAACCTGGAAGCAAGCGACGGCGCCGCCGGATGCCAAGAACTCCGACGGCTTTCACTTGGTCCGTGCTGCCGCACTCCGTGAGACCTACCGAACCAAAGCGATCGCGAAACTGCGACGGCTTCGCCGTGCTGGCAAGCTGAAGCTGGGTGGCAAGTTTGAACATCTCCAAGAAAACGAGCACTGGGATGCATTCATCGAGAAGCTTGAGTCCAAGAACTGGGTGGCCTTCATCCAGCCGCCTCCGGCCGCCACGAGCAGCGCGACCCAGGTGGTCAATTACTTGACGCGTTATCTGACCGGCGGTCCGATCAGCAACCACCGAATCACTTCAGCCAATGGCAGGGAAGTGACGTTCCTGGCCCGAGAAGGAACGCGAACCGGCGGCGAACGGCAACAAGTTCCGATCACCCTGAAGACGAGCGACTTTATTCGTCGCTGGTGTCTTCACATCCAGCCGGACCAACTGACCAAGACACGCTACTTCGGTGGCTGGTCCAACAACCGGCACGCGACCTATTCGGCTCGATGCCAGGAGTTGCTCGAGTCACTTGGACGCGATGTGTCAACGGTCGACGAAGCGACGTGCGAAGAGGAGCATCCCGACTTGCTGTGCGAGCACTGCGGCAGTGACCGATTGGAGCTGGTCGCTCAGACGGCGAAGCCATCTTGGAAAGAACTGATGTGGCGAGAGAGCGACAGTTGCCCGTGGTGGTATGCCGACCTGCAACGCGAATCGCATCGGAAGTTCTGGGCGGAGTCCTATGGGGAGGGATTTTACGATTGGTACAGGGAAACTCAGGTAGAAAGTGCAAAGGGAATCTTGGCGGAACCAACTCGCCGGATTCAGCTACCGCTGCCAGGATTTTCGCCGGTTCGAGACCATCATGAGTCGTATCTGATAGACTCGTTCTAG
- a CDS encoding tyrosine-type recombinase/integrase, translating into MAPSEEHSCKLTRRMAEDMLIRNMAPATIKAYTYHARRFAGFIGKPLGEATVEDVRTFQLYLIQEKKVAYSSFNQAVCALRFLYTHTIRVPWPVTMVPFGKRPKTLPIVLSRHEIDKLLQCTANLKHRTFLMTLYSAGLRFSEAAHLRIADIDSDRMMIHVRHAKGAKDRLVPLSPRLLTELRVYWKKYRPTDLLFPGNSATKTYADTSIQKAMKRSAEKAGIKKRVYPHVLRHSYATGLLEAGVDLLTISKLLGHASFVTTMVYLHCRREHLHSVPSPLDWLPVKQLPTYQPPQENSGISETNSPS; encoded by the coding sequence ATGGCTCCCTCCGAAGAACATTCTTGCAAGCTGACTCGCCGAATGGCTGAGGACATGCTCATCCGAAACATGGCCCCCGCAACCATCAAGGCTTACACCTATCACGCCAGAAGGTTTGCCGGGTTCATCGGTAAACCGCTCGGCGAAGCAACCGTCGAAGACGTTAGAACCTTCCAGCTTTACCTGATCCAAGAGAAGAAGGTCGCCTATAGCTCATTCAACCAAGCGGTTTGCGCGCTACGGTTTCTGTACACGCACACCATCCGGGTCCCTTGGCCCGTCACGATGGTTCCTTTCGGGAAACGGCCCAAGACCTTGCCGATCGTGCTCAGTCGCCACGAAATCGACAAGCTGCTTCAATGCACCGCCAACCTGAAACACCGAACCTTTCTGATGACGCTGTACTCGGCGGGGCTCCGGTTCTCCGAAGCGGCCCACTTGAGGATCGCCGACATCGACTCGGATCGGATGATGATTCACGTCCGACACGCCAAGGGAGCCAAGGATCGACTGGTGCCGCTCTCGCCAAGGCTCTTGACCGAGTTGAGGGTTTACTGGAAGAAGTACAGGCCGACCGACTTGCTGTTCCCCGGCAACTCAGCGACCAAGACCTACGCCGACACGTCGATTCAAAAAGCGATGAAGCGGTCTGCCGAGAAAGCGGGAATCAAGAAACGAGTGTATCCGCATGTGCTCAGGCACTCTTACGCGACCGGACTGCTCGAAGCGGGCGTGGACTTGCTGACGATCAGCAAGTTGCTCGGGCACGCCAGTTTCGTCACGACGATGGTTTATCTGCACTGCCGACGAGAGCACCTGCACAGCGTCCCCAGTCCACTGGATTGGTTGCCGGTGAAACAACTGCCGACGTATCAGCCGCCCCAAGAGAACAGCGGAATCTCGGAGACCAACAGCCCAAGCTAA
- a CDS encoding RHS repeat-associated core domain-containing protein: protein MPPQRQNPEGVTEPIVLGRPVDALGKVTSYEYDASGNQLKVRDPNGVGQDCLYDALGRDTQCTDTASGVTQSGYDLAGNKVSSTDAKSNTTTYVFDARGRQIKQIDRLSGETEFAYTDTGQLESLTDAEDQVTSYTYDAAGTKLTETYPDHVPSSTIGQTGYGIVSFTPDATGRTVQRTDQQGDTCDFTYDLAGRLSSKAYTGHASGPLSGQSHTDTFTYDDASRMLTAISGRYSNTVTYTYDDAGRKASESIQIGGQTYTVLTDYDAAGQVSKLTYPDGKEVDRSYTDRGQLAGIDFDSTTIDTRTYDDGGRMLTSSYNNGVSETRAYNNDNTLASISFSGASIGNLSYGWDANKNKTSEGITGTMSGYGFDVGTSGYDVEDRLVSWERDDSNLDQSWNLSLVGDWNSYTENASVQNRTHGDTHELLTVAGQAVTHDAKGNQTVIPAILRPGSDPLAMKWDFENKLISADTDNDSVADVTYQWDALGRRVGRDDGTTVTVFVQSGRQTIADYTSGTAASSPTYDYVYASYIDEPVMRSGSGGNRYYHRNQQYSVIALTNGSGAIQERYAYDAYGGLDVFDGAGVSAASSDNRYTYTGREWDGDLDLYHFRARMYDARSGRFCSRDPIGFRGSPGNIYSFLRSRVFRYVDPSGLQVSSPGVFPHSEPVGDGSIDFETHVTDGPDGTVCIYAKATRNVTRESWNDEMEEWNDWRDPEDVDGWDFPNFPLILNGDDDDNEYGGMYFDGQDYRDDDDFLEISISLDCPEGSGGGTNSTNSWKEDVIPSRDGIMNPGAGGRKDARLVHRAKSATVCVPICPCSGGGTLDISFDYRDEKYGGNYGEHEIDMQNF, encoded by the coding sequence ATGCCCCCACAAAGACAAAACCCCGAAGGGGTGACAGAGCCGATTGTGCTCGGTCGTCCCGTCGATGCCCTGGGCAAGGTCACCAGCTACGAATACGACGCCTCGGGCAACCAGCTCAAGGTCCGCGACCCCAACGGAGTCGGCCAGGACTGCCTCTACGATGCCTTGGGGCGTGACACCCAGTGCACCGACACCGCCAGCGGTGTGACGCAGAGCGGCTATGACTTGGCTGGCAACAAGGTCTCCTCGACCGATGCCAAGAGCAACACGACGACGTACGTGTTCGACGCACGCGGTCGCCAGATCAAACAGATCGATCGCCTCTCGGGTGAAACCGAGTTCGCCTACACGGACACCGGCCAGCTGGAATCGCTGACCGACGCCGAGGACCAAGTCACCAGCTACACCTACGACGCGGCCGGCACCAAGCTGACCGAAACCTACCCGGACCACGTGCCCAGCAGCACGATCGGTCAAACCGGTTACGGGATCGTCTCGTTCACCCCGGACGCCACGGGCCGCACGGTCCAGCGAACCGACCAGCAGGGTGACACGTGCGACTTCACCTACGACCTGGCTGGTCGTCTGAGCAGCAAGGCCTACACCGGTCACGCCAGTGGCCCGCTGTCCGGTCAAAGCCACACCGACACGTTCACCTATGACGACGCCAGCCGCATGCTGACAGCCATCAGTGGCCGCTACAGCAACACGGTCACCTACACCTACGACGATGCGGGCCGCAAGGCCAGTGAGTCGATCCAGATCGGCGGCCAGACGTACACGGTCCTGACCGATTACGACGCGGCGGGCCAAGTGTCCAAGCTGACCTACCCGGACGGCAAAGAGGTCGACCGCAGCTACACCGACCGTGGCCAGCTTGCCGGGATCGACTTCGACAGCACCACGATCGACACGCGAACGTACGACGATGGCGGCCGGATGCTCACCAGCAGCTACAATAACGGTGTGAGTGAAACACGGGCGTACAACAACGACAACACGCTGGCGAGCATCAGCTTCAGCGGTGCATCGATCGGCAACCTCAGCTACGGCTGGGACGCCAACAAGAACAAGACCAGTGAGGGGATCACGGGAACGATGAGCGGTTACGGGTTCGATGTCGGAACGAGCGGCTACGACGTCGAGGATCGCCTCGTCTCGTGGGAGCGAGACGACAGCAACCTGGACCAATCCTGGAACCTGAGCCTGGTCGGTGACTGGAACAGCTACACGGAAAACGCCAGTGTCCAAAACCGTACCCACGGTGACACGCACGAGCTACTGACGGTGGCTGGCCAAGCGGTCACGCACGACGCCAAGGGCAACCAAACGGTGATCCCCGCGATCCTGCGTCCCGGCAGCGACCCCCTGGCGATGAAGTGGGATTTTGAGAACAAGCTGATCTCAGCGGACACCGACAACGACTCCGTGGCCGACGTGACCTACCAGTGGGACGCCCTGGGCCGACGAGTCGGCCGCGACGACGGCACAACCGTGACGGTGTTCGTTCAGTCCGGCCGACAAACGATCGCCGACTACACGTCCGGCACGGCGGCATCGAGTCCCACGTACGACTACGTCTACGCGTCCTACATCGACGAGCCCGTCATGAGGTCCGGCAGTGGCGGCAACCGCTACTACCACCGCAACCAACAGTACAGTGTCATCGCCCTGACCAACGGCAGCGGAGCGATCCAAGAACGCTACGCCTACGACGCCTACGGCGGGTTGGATGTGTTCGATGGTGCCGGTGTGTCCGCTGCTTCGAGCGACAACCGGTACACCTATACTGGGCGTGAGTGGGACGGTGACCTTGATCTGTACCACTTCCGGGCTCGGATGTACGACGCTAGGTCGGGACGTTTCTGCTCCAGAGATCCGATTGGGTTTAGGGGTAGTCCAGGAAATATTTACAGCTTTTTACGCAGTCGCGTCTTTCGGTACGTTGATCCGTCAGGTCTGCAGGTTAGTTCGCCGGGTGTTTTCCCACATTCCGAACCAGTGGGAGACGGTAGCATCGATTTCGAGACTCACGTTACTGATGGACCAGATGGCACAGTTTGCATCTATGCGAAGGCGACAAGAAATGTAACACGCGAGAGTTGGAACGATGAAATGGAGGAATGGAATGACTGGCGAGATCCTGAAGATGTCGATGGCTGGGACTTCCCCAATTTCCCCCTGATCTTGAACGGTGATGATGACGACAACGAATACGGAGGCATGTACTTCGATGGACAGGATTATCGTGATGACGATGACTTTCTTGAGATTTCTATTTCACTTGACTGCCCAGAAGGAAGTGGAGGCGGCACCAATTCAACGAATAGCTGGAAAGAAGATGTCATTCCGTCTCGTGATGGAATCATGAACCCAGGGGCGGGCGGGAGAAAGGATGCTCGATTAGTTCATAGGGCGAAATCAGCAACCGTTTGCGTCCCAATTTGCCCATGTAGCGGAGGCGGGACGTTGGATATTTCTTTTGATTATCGAGATGAAAAATACGGGGGCAATTACGGTGAACATGAGATCGACATGCAGAACTTTTGA